From a single Vespula pensylvanica isolate Volc-1 chromosome 24, ASM1446617v1, whole genome shotgun sequence genomic region:
- the LOC122637150 gene encoding autophagy-related protein 2 homolog B isoform X2: protein MSWLGCLPWSEGIKKRACRYLLQRYLGQFLEEKLTLDQLTVDLYNGTGRVTNVSLDVQALNEMGEQQNLPLEFVDGFITEMSVSIPWSALLSEASYVEVTSLRLTVQPRQRAETGTSMFESMWSSMTSSMQLAQECLQQDANSAGNTQPLEGVELFAQTIDSILCRVKVRFIDTVIRLEHVPLDSSMGVAMEMCIKYLEYSDEAGLDPSHTSIDPNQSGKGYVVSAFTTKRFYLEGVTLHTDEFPSRARTFSRSIMTMSRGSTPDSKNSDGQFSSAQISPTQSMQNYPDKNIINNLSESHPILFAKFAGRQEFRLKIKQGEGVLGPKVELEVTLGSFTSFLSPRQVHVLFELAHGLASPDLEDVSNVAPRTCTEKPMAGSDFNRVERELIHQIHPIQGIRSTDLRHTQGWSTASLEDSDNEEEFLPMRLPGSSSMNDSIISNNLSMEDSILASSISSKSSTTNLPKHSKHRHSLDSDSSAETSQFHIRVSSIAVVLLHEDILTTNVEGLGLTTSSIKQMKNSAEEFFKNLGIFAAGGYGNKDFDKASKLLLDACRLSHIRLLAAPLIIEGSERTTTQFSVISGSLTLASLEIVECLVNSSTCNSNGASNTEFVELLGFQKEAANNYGFSDKTDFRMRFQYTEKAVRHAQLIKFAHPRTEIDIQLEPCKTEIDITIVDRISALLNPQPICTCNQTTNMRDTNQQTLFYQAVESPALPDSRIDTRVSSSSCTIKLRFPIPDLRPLHDMNRAPWWKRSVRPDYMILKLTDAQIHSTMESRAHCSARHELQFRHMLLSYLETDTDVPIEIGKATADEKNDGSYQQINEGFGWARVVITIYPIHSGGQLEDSSEGEPDSSLDDTLENAPRYQPSPFSSKKVIHESDTPHSKPHGQGDKDDSEQKEGEELIIPGSRQEMLEFIEEGTRGSRVQVEISLPSVSVQIPSKHLYELLYNRFNTDIFLWEPSAPRPKYTSHMESHIGLDLASTLLQESAYPRFSMCKSGIQYDSDSDSDEEGIFHSTADRSYKQQPNKTSKNGQSKLALTLNINQGLLTMYTPVRDSMRNVIPGQQGELILRLEDATIFSVTAYKGNINMGYICAMIKNASLNHCGLTTIPSQTPPLRSINSVIPRHCQRAIYRCEPGANITTNSCNKDMVTVAVRIQAAHQTHRIKTFRVAVGIRNATLRHRMCSTATSWFTQFTDCLDVADHPVAGYSPPGILTELHLHLWDCTVDYRPLHLPLRSVVTLGNFSVSSNIAAQTSTSTLRFIAEDIGLFISNKLGKNVDLRRDYVCVMDLGLFELSLRLNDKMCGGAPRVDLRASNNVLHVRTCSDSGRALTQLLTYFASDGDLTSNTGSTENIAVPSSGDEESLLGDESINTLSKSQVERVNSLMEEAMEETVKGEEAGAGIMPRHGIPEVRWLSEESLRIVDNHFSVPLGKTDLLKAPRHYPAAVLRYTLCEMTLIWHMYGGKDFENSEAIAKKHVTINDNTSRMQGRSRSAAGVGFTTISPNEVRFGSVPNSPRIRAKETLMDWQTSGGPNRQHDVLMELQLNKVRFQHEVYPENTTEASRQILLVNEIEIRDRLASSHINKFLYQYSSEAKPRQSHANMFSMKAVHIRPDPRLSAQECCLKLSVLPLRLNIDQDSLLFLIEFFNELGGGSKQNSDNSAACNNSQSSPVSKQGTPTHHPPVMSINDSTTMPNVQISTNIPQSNTIDQNLLILLEDELTIKENKTKPKTTHEVREDCQPIYFRSVIFAPEVLVRLDYHGKRVDLTHGPLAGLLMGLAQLNCSELRLKRLTHRHGLLGFDKLVTFLLSEWLQDIKKNQLPSLLGGVGPMHSLVQLFQGIRDLFWLPIEQYQKDGRIVRGLQRGANSFTTSTAMAALELTSRLVYAIQSTAETAYDMVSPGPSVRRKSRGQKGRRKRYSQPQDIREGMANAYMLVKEGLGETANQLVRVASEEHEQKGVSGAVGGVLRQIPPTVVKPIILATEATSNVLGGMRSQLVPDARREAAQKWRQDTHDIN from the exons ATGTCTTGGTTGGGATGTTTACCGTGGTcggaaggaataaaaaagagggcCTGTAGATATCTGCTTCAACGATATCTCGGTCAGTTtttggaagaaaaattgaCATTAGATCAGCTTACAGTGGATCTTTACAATGGAACTGGTCGTGTTACCAATGTTAGCCTTGATGTGCAG GCCCTTAACGAAATGGGTGAACAACAAAATCTTCCTTTGGAATTTGTTGATGGTTTCATAACGGAAATGTCCGTTAGTATACCATGGTCTGCATTGCTCAGCGAAGCGAGTTACGTGGAAGTCACCAGTCTCAGATTAACGGTCCAACCTAGGCAAAGGGCTGAAACAGGAACTTCGATGTTCGAATCCATGTGGAGTTCGATGACGTCCAGTATGCAACTTGCACAAGAATGTTTGCAACAAGATGCCAACAGCGCTGGAAATACACAACCTTTAGAAGGAGTAGAATTGTTTGCACAGACAATAGATTCAA TTTTATGTAGAGTAAAAGTCAGATTTATAGACACTGTCATAAGGTTAGAACATGTACCATTAGATTCTTCGATGGGTGTAGCGATGGAAATGTGTATAAAGTATCTTGAATATTCCGACGAAGCTGGGTTGGATCCAAGTCATACTTCTATAGATCCGAATCAGTCGGGGAAAGGCTATGTCGTTTCAGCCTTCACGACAAAACGGTTTTATTTGGAAGGAGTAACCCTCCATACGGATGAATTTCCATCTCGAGCGAGAACATTTTCAAGGAGTATTATGACTATGAGCAGGGGGTCTACGCCAGATTCAAAA AATTCGGATGGCCAATTTTCTTCCGCACAAATATCGCCCACTCAAAGTATGCAAAATTAtcctgataaaaatataattaataatttaagcGAATCACACCCTATATTATTTGCCAAATTCGCGGGACGACAAGAGttcagattaaaaataaaacaaggcGAAGGTGTTTTGGGACCAAAG gtAGAATTAGAAGTTACATTGGGATCTTTTACTTCATTCCTGAGTCCTCGACAAGTACACGTTCTTTTTGAACTAGCACATGGCCTTGCGTCGCCGGACTTGGAAGACGTAAGTAACGTTGCACCGAGGACTTGTACGGAGAAACCAATGGCTGGTAGCGATTTCAATAGAGTCGAGAGAGAACTTATTCATCAAATACATCCTATACAAGGCATAAGGTCAACG GATCTGAGGCATACGCAAGGATGGTCAACAGCGTCCTTGGAAGACTCggataacgaagaagaatttttgCCAATGCGTTTACCAGGGTCTTCGTCCATGAATGATTCTATTATAAGCAATAATCTAAGCATGGAAGACAGTATATTAGCCAGTAGTATCAGTTCGAAAAGTTCAACGACAAATTTGCCAAAGCACAGTAAACACAGGCACAGTCTGGATTCCGATTCATCTGCAGAAACGTCGCAGTTTCATATCCGAGTATCGTCGATCGCTGTAGTTTTATTACACGAAGATATATTAACAACGAACGTGGAAGGCCTCGGTTTGACTACCAGCAGTATAaagcaaatgaaaaattcagcAGAGGAATTCTTTAAAAACTTGGGAATTTTTGCAGCCGGTGGTTATGGAAATAAAGATTTTGATAAAGCATCAAAATTACTTTTAGATGCTTGCCGTCTTAGCCATATTAG GTTACTCGCAGCACCATTAATTATAGAGGGAAGCGAAAGAACGACTACACAATTTTCTGTAATATCGGGCAGTTTAACGCTGGCCAGTTTAGAAATTGTAGAATGTTTAGTTAATTCAAGTACTTGCAATTCAAACGGAGCATCAAATACGGAATTTGTTGAATTATTGGGATTTCAGAAGGAAGCCGCAAACAATTATGGTTTTTCCGATAAAACGGATTTTAGAATGAGATTTCAGTATACGGAGAAAGCCGTTCGACATGCTCAGTTGATCAAATTTGCACATCCACGCACAGAGATCGA TATCCAACTGGAGCCATGTAAGACTGAGATAGACATCACAATTGTGGATAGAATATCTGCCTTATTAAATCCACAACCGATATGTACCTGTAATCAGACAACTAATATGAGAGATACC AATCAACAAACGCTGTTCTATCAAGCGGTAGAGAGTCCAGCATTACCAGATTCCAGAATAGATACAAGAGTATCTTCGTCGTCTTGTACAATAAAATTAAG ATTTCCTATACCAGACTTGAGACCTCTGCATGATATGAATAGAGCACCATGGTGGAAGAGATCTGTAAGACCAGATTACATGATACTCAAACTTACAGATGCACAAATCCATTCTACCATGGAAAGTCGTGCTCACTGTTCAGCTAGGCATGAGCTTCAGTTTCGGCATATGTTACTATCGTATTTAGAAACTGATACCGATGTACCCATAGAAATTGGCAAAGCAACGGCCGATGAGAAAAACGATGGATCGTATCAACAGATAAACGAAGGCTTTGGCTGGGCTAGGGTAGTAATCACGATATATCCGATTCATTCGGGTGGACAACTGGAAGATAGTTCCGAAGGAGAACCGGATTCAAGCTTGGACGATACTTTGGAAAATGCACCCAGGTATCAGCCATCGCCATTTAGTTCCAAAAAGGTGATACATGAATCCGATACGCCTCACTCTAAACCTCATGGCCAAGGAGATAAGGATGATTCGGAACAAAA agaaggagaagaattGATAATTCCTGGCAGTAGACAAGAAATGTTAGAATTTATAGAAGAAGGGACCCGTGGTTCTAGAGTTCAAGTGGAAATCAGTTTGCCTTCCGTTTCTGTCCAAATACCGTCGAAACATCTTTACGAGTTATTGTATAATAGATTCAACACCGACATTTTTTTGTGGGAACCTTCTGCGCCACGTCCGAAATATACCTCTCACATGGAAAGTCACATTGGTCTCGATCTAGCATCAACGTTATTGCAAGAATCGGCCTATCCTCG ATTCAGCATGTGTAAAAGTGGTATACAATATGACTCTGATTCCGATTCAGACGAGGAAGGTATATTCCATTCTACAGCAGATAGAAGTTACAAACAACAGCCAAACAAGACTTCTAAGAACGGTCAAAGTAAACTTGCGTTGACTCTGAATATTAATCAAGGTCTTTTGACCATGTACACTCCTGTACGCGATTCCATGCGCAACGTTATTCCCGGCCAACAAGGTGAACTAATACTTCGCTTAGAGGATGCTACGATATTTTCTGTTACTGCTtataaaggaaatataaatatggGTTACATTTGTGCTATGATAAAAAACGCATCCTTAAATCATTGCGGCTTGACGACGATTCCTTCGCAAACTCCACCATTGAGATCTATAAATAGCGTTATACCGAGGCATTGTCAAAGAGCGATATATAGATGTGAGCCAGGTGCAAATATAACAACGAACTCTTGCAATAAGGACATGGTAACGGTGGCTGTTCGTATACAAGCTGCGCATCAAACTCATCGCATAAAG ACTTTCAGAGTAGCGGTCGGTATAAGGAATGCTACCTTGAGGCATAGAATGTGTTCAACCGCAACATCATGGTTCACACAGTTTACCGATTGCTTGGACGTTGCGGATCATCCCGTTGCTGGATATTCCCCGCCGGGAATTCTTACGGAGTTACACTTACATCTTTGGGATTGCACAGTAGATTACAG GCCGTTACACTTGCCATTAAGATCGGTGGTGACTCTTGGTAATTTTAGCGTGTCGAGTAATATAGCAGCACAGACGAGCACTTCGACATTGCGATTTATAGCAGAGGATATTGGACTTTTTATATCCAATAAATTAGGAAAGAATGTAGATTTAAGAAGAGATTACGTGTGCGTGATGGATCTAGGTCTTTTTGAATTATCATTAAGATTGAACGACAAAATGTGTGGAGGAGCACCAAGAGTGGATTTGAGAGCAAGCAACAATGTATTACACGTGCGCACATGTTCAGATTCTGGTCGTGCATTGACTCAATTACTTACATATTTTGCCAGTGATGGTGATTTAACATCAAACACAGGGAGTACAGAAAATATAGCTGTACCCAGTTCAGGGGACGAGGAGAGTTTACTCGGCGATGAGAGTATCAATACTTTGAGTAAAAGTCAAGTCGAAAGGGTGAACAGTTTGATGGAAGAAGCAATGGAGGAAACGGTCAAAG gTGAAGAAGCAGGTGCTGGGATTATGCCGAGACACGGAATACCCGAAGTTCGTTGGCTTTCCGAAGAGTCATTAAGGATTGTAGATAATCATTTTTCTGTTCCCCTTGGTAAAACTGATTTGTTGAAAGCTCCTAGACATTATCCTGCTGCCGTCTTAAGATATACGCTTTGCGAAATGACGTTGATTTGGCATATGTACGGAGGAAAAGATTTTGAAAACTCCGAGGCGATAGCAAAGAAACATGTCACTATTAACGATAATACTTCACGTATGCAAGGAAG AAGTCGTTCTGCTGCCGGTGTAGGTTTCACTACGATCAGTCCAAACGAAGTTCGTTTTGGTAGCGTACCGAATTCACCACGCATAAGGGCTAAAGAAACATTGATGGATTGGCAAACATCCGGTGGCCCGAATCGTCAGCACGACGTATTAATGGAATTGCAATTGAATAAAGTTCGCTTTCAACATGAGGTTTATCCTGAAAACACAACGGAAGCGTCTAGACAAATTTTACTGGTCAATGAGATCGAAATTAGGGACAGATTGGCCTCTTCTCACATCAACAAATTCTTGTATCAATATAGTAGCGAAGCAAAACCTAGGCAATCCCACGCAAATATGTTTTCCATGAAAGCGGTTCACATAAGACCGGATCCGAGACTGTCGGCTCAAGAATGTTGTCTGAAGCTCAGCGTACTGCCACTACGCCTAAATATTGACCAGGATAGTCTATTATTTctgattgaattttttaacgagCTCGGAGGCGGCTCGAAGCAAAATTCTGATAATTCAGCCGCTTGCAATAACTCTCAATCTTCTCCGGTATCCAAACAAGGAACACCTACTCACCACCCACCTGTCATGAGCATAAATGATTCAACTACGATGCCTAATGTTcaaatttcaacgaatataCCGCAGAGTAATACGATAGatcaaaatttgttaatacttTTGGAGGATGAATTGACgatcaaagaaaacaaaactaaGCCAAAGACGACTCACGAAGTTCGTGAAGATTGTCAACCGATATATTTTAG GAGCGTGATATTTGCACCCGAGGTTCTGGTTAGACTAGATTACCACGGGAAACGCGTAGATCTCACTCATGGGCCCTTGGCCGGGCTTCTGATGGGTTTGGCGCAATTGAACTGCTCCGAACTAAGACTGAAAAGATTGACGCATCGACACGGACTCTTGGGTTTCGACAAACTCGTAACGTTTCTATTGTCAGAATGGTTGcaagatataaagaagaatcaaTTACCCAGTTTGCTTGGAGGAGTCGGTCCTATGCACTCGTTGGTACAGCTGT TTCAAGGAATTCGTGATCTGTTCTGGTTACCAATAGAGCAGTATCAAAAAGATGGAAGGATAGTTCGTGGCTTGCAAAGAGGTGCGAATAGTTTCACCACATCCACGGCTATGGCAGCATTGGAGCTAACGTCTAGACTTGTATATGCCATACAGAGTACGGCCGAAACGGCATACGACATGGTCAGTCCAGGACCTAGCGTACGTCGAAAGTCAAGAGGACAAAAGGGCCGTAGAAAAAGGTATAGTCAACCACAGGATATTCGTGAAGGAATGGCAAATGCTTATATGCTCGTTAAAGAG gGACTCGGTGAGACGGCTAATCAATTGGTACGAGTTGCAAGCGAGGAACACGAACAGAAAGGTGTGTCAGGAGCGGTGGGCGGTGTACTTAGACAGATACCGCCAACGGTAGTGAAACCCATTATTCTTGCCACCGAGGCAACGAGCAACGTTTTAGGAGGAATGCGTTCCCAATTGGTACCCGATGCAAGAAGGGAAGCGGCTCAAAAGTGGCGGCAAGATACTCatgatataaattag